The following proteins are co-located in the Deltaproteobacteria bacterium genome:
- a CDS encoding transposase: protein MDSRSPSLLAAHGARVSMSRAGNSYDNAAMESFFHTLKTEFVQNRDKITLQTTHRVILRRRLSLPAAATERSFAALKDDNRQYVVKMTRYRSPPRVDIASAHRVRILILRIPSHAECYES, encoded by the coding sequence GTGGACAGTCGTAGTCCCTCTCTGCTAGCCGCGCACGGCGCGCGCGTGAGCATGAGCCGCGCCGGCAACTCCTACGACAACGCGGCGATGGAGAGTTTCTTCCACACGCTCAAAACCGAGTTCGTGCAAAATCGGGACAAGATCACTTTGCAAACAACCCATCGAGTCATTCTGAGACGAAGGCTCTCTCTTCCCGCCGCGGCAACAGAGAGATCCTTCGCTGCGCTCAAGGATGACAATCGCCAGTACGTCGTGAAAATGACCCGCTACCGCTCGCCGCCCCGCGTTGACATAGCTTCGGCTCACCGGGTAAGGATTCTCATCCTTCGAATTCCATCGCACGCGGAGTGTTATGAATCTTGA
- a CDS encoding acyl-CoA/acyl-ACP dehydrogenase — MNLDFSDDQKLLKQTAREYLSEHAPLSLCRAVLESNAAYSEALWKGIAALGWLGTAIPEEYGGAGFGRLELAVLAEEMGRCLAPIPFSSSAYLATEALVQFGSAAQKRTYLPKLATGEAIGCFAHAEKPGEPGAGSIATAFTKGKLTGNKLPVPDGDVAHFAIVTAKSGDDIALTIVDLTATGVERAAVRSIDPSRSLARVQFAGAPAQLLAGAPTGWTGVEQLLDRAAVLMAFEQLGSATRSFEITREFTLGRYAFGRPIASFQAVKHRLADLYVEIELARSNAYYAAWALSTNAPELRFAACGARASASDAFEVMSREMIQLHGGVGYTWEYDCHLFYRRAKYLAAILGSANHWREHLIERLDA; from the coding sequence ATGAATCTTGATTTCTCCGACGATCAGAAGCTGCTGAAGCAAACCGCTCGCGAGTATCTCAGCGAGCACGCGCCGCTGAGCCTGTGCCGCGCGGTGCTCGAATCGAATGCCGCGTATTCCGAAGCACTGTGGAAAGGCATCGCTGCACTAGGCTGGCTCGGCACCGCCATTCCCGAGGAGTACGGCGGCGCCGGATTTGGACGCTTGGAGTTGGCGGTGCTGGCGGAAGAAATGGGCCGCTGCCTCGCCCCGATTCCGTTTTCGTCGAGCGCCTACCTCGCCACTGAAGCCCTGGTACAGTTCGGCTCGGCGGCTCAAAAGAGAACGTATCTTCCAAAGTTGGCGACCGGCGAAGCCATCGGTTGCTTCGCCCACGCCGAGAAGCCGGGCGAACCGGGGGCCGGCAGCATCGCCACCGCCTTCACCAAGGGCAAGCTGACGGGCAACAAGCTGCCCGTGCCGGACGGGGATGTCGCACACTTCGCGATCGTCACCGCGAAGAGCGGCGACGACATCGCGCTCACCATCGTCGATCTCACCGCCACCGGCGTCGAGCGCGCCGCGGTTCGCTCGATCGATCCCAGCCGTTCGCTCGCGCGCGTGCAATTCGCCGGGGCTCCCGCCCAATTGCTCGCCGGTGCGCCGACCGGGTGGACGGGGGTCGAGCAACTACTCGATCGCGCCGCCGTGCTGATGGCCTTCGAGCAGCTCGGCAGCGCGACCCGCTCCTTCGAGATCACTCGCGAGTTCACGCTTGGACGCTATGCCTTCGGGCGGCCGATCGCCTCCTTCCAGGCTGTCAAGCATCGGCTCGCCGATCTGTACGTCGAGATCGAACTGGCGCGCTCGAACGCGTACTACGCCGCGTGGGCGCTCAGCACCAACGCCCCCGAACTTCGCTTCGCCGCGTGCGGCGCGCGTGCCAGCGCCAGCGACGCCTTTGAAGTGATGAGCCGCGAAATGATTCAACTTCACGGCGGCGTCGGCTATACCTGGGAGTACGACTGCCACCTGTTCTACCGCCGCGCCAAGTATCTCGCCGCCATACTCGGCAGCGCCAATCACTGGCGCGAACATCTGATCGAACGCCTGGACGCCTGA
- a CDS encoding acyl-CoA dehydrogenase family protein, with product MDFDDTAEEAAFRAEARAWLDANAERLQSGERAPGLAEGRTSPDLIKRAQAWQAKKADAGWACITWPKPYGGRGATSIQNMIWNQEQNRYKTPSDIFGIGQGMLGPTIMVHGNDEQKQRYLRPMLRGEEIWCQLFSEPAAGSDLAGLRTSAVRDGDEWIINGQKIWTTGAQYCKWGMIVTRTDPNAEKHKGITYFIVDMQAPGIDIRPIKQINGASGFNEVFFTDVRVSDKNRVGAVNEGWRGAITTLMNERASIGGGAGGGPDFNDLVTLAKLSDCDGEPAFADPAVRQRLARFYIRLKGLQYTGYRTQTALSRGATPGPESSIGKLVGAPLRQEMAGFAIDLQGATGAMIDHDAAPQEGVWQQSYLGTPGLRLAGGTDEILRNIIAERVLGLPPDIRADKGLAFKDVPTGPKNT from the coding sequence ATGGATTTCGACGACACCGCAGAAGAAGCCGCGTTCCGCGCCGAAGCGCGCGCCTGGCTCGACGCCAACGCCGAGCGCCTGCAGTCAGGCGAACGCGCACCCGGACTCGCCGAGGGCCGCACCTCGCCCGATCTGATCAAACGCGCGCAAGCGTGGCAGGCCAAGAAAGCGGACGCCGGCTGGGCCTGCATCACCTGGCCGAAGCCGTACGGCGGCCGTGGCGCCACCTCGATCCAGAACATGATCTGGAACCAAGAACAGAATCGCTACAAGACGCCGTCGGACATCTTCGGCATCGGCCAAGGCATGCTTGGACCGACGATCATGGTGCACGGCAACGACGAGCAGAAGCAGCGTTACCTGCGCCCGATGCTGCGCGGCGAAGAGATCTGGTGCCAGCTCTTCAGCGAGCCGGCAGCCGGCTCCGACCTCGCCGGTTTACGCACCTCCGCGGTCCGCGACGGCGACGAGTGGATCATCAACGGCCAGAAGATCTGGACCACCGGCGCCCAGTACTGCAAGTGGGGCATGATCGTCACCCGCACCGATCCGAACGCCGAGAAGCACAAGGGCATCACCTACTTCATCGTCGACATGCAAGCGCCCGGGATCGACATTCGGCCGATCAAGCAAATCAACGGCGCGTCGGGCTTCAATGAAGTCTTCTTCACCGACGTTCGCGTGTCTGACAAGAACCGCGTCGGCGCGGTCAACGAAGGGTGGCGCGGGGCAATTACCACGCTGATGAACGAACGCGCGTCGATCGGCGGCGGCGCCGGCGGCGGCCCCGACTTCAATGATCTCGTGACACTCGCGAAGCTGAGCGACTGCGACGGCGAGCCAGCGTTCGCCGATCCCGCCGTTCGCCAGCGGCTGGCGCGCTTCTACATTCGCTTGAAGGGCCTGCAGTACACGGGCTATCGAACGCAGACCGCGCTATCGCGCGGCGCGACGCCGGGTCCCGAGAGTTCGATCGGTAAGCTGGTCGGTGCGCCGTTGCGCCAAGAGATGGCCGGCTTCGCCATTGATCTGCAAGGGGCAACCGGAGCGATGATCGACCACGACGCGGCGCCGCAGGAGGGCGTGTGGCAGCAGAGCTATCTCGGCACGCCAGGGTTGCGACTGGCGGGCGGCACCGACGAGATTCTCCGCAACATCATCGCCGAGCGCGTTCTGGGTCTGCCGCCCGACATTCGCGCCGACAAGGGCCTTGCGTTCAAGGACGTGCCGACCGGCCCGAAAAACACGTAG
- a CDS encoding amidohydrolase has translation MLTAGINVPPIIDVHTHLLPERLSAAIRTFFNEEITGALKYPYEPTAARAALITAGVTRCWSLPYVRRAGSASALNRWMAETFGDDSVVIPGATVHPTDDVDAVLDEAFGELALCVVKLHCSVGNFEADDPRLEPLWRRVSASGQPVVVHAGHSIDGTTSAPEIEPIARVAQRWPEARIVVAHCGAPAVDATLALLRSSRSVFADLTPVVTAHVSLDKQALAGLERRLLFGSDAPNVSIAIETLIDRIRALDLDASDEVAILGGNAERLLARG, from the coding sequence ATGCTCACTGCCGGAATCAATGTGCCGCCGATCATCGACGTTCACACTCATCTGTTGCCCGAACGACTGAGCGCGGCGATTCGGACTTTCTTCAACGAAGAGATTACCGGCGCGCTCAAGTATCCATACGAGCCGACGGCCGCGCGCGCCGCGCTGATCACCGCCGGCGTGACTCGCTGTTGGAGTTTGCCTTACGTCCGCCGCGCCGGCTCGGCCAGCGCCCTCAATCGGTGGATGGCGGAAACGTTTGGCGACGACAGCGTCGTGATCCCCGGCGCCACCGTGCATCCGACCGATGATGTCGACGCGGTGCTCGATGAAGCGTTCGGCGAGTTGGCGCTGTGCGTCGTCAAACTGCACTGCTCGGTCGGCAACTTCGAAGCCGACGACCCACGCCTCGAGCCGCTCTGGCGGCGCGTGTCGGCGAGCGGCCAGCCGGTCGTCGTGCACGCCGGCCATTCCATCGACGGCACGACCAGCGCGCCGGAAATCGAGCCGATCGCGCGCGTCGCCCAGCGCTGGCCGGAGGCGCGGATCGTCGTCGCCCATTGCGGCGCGCCCGCGGTCGACGCGACGTTGGCGTTGCTGCGCTCGTCGCGGTCAGTCTTTGCAGACCTTACACCAGTTGTAACCGCGCACGTCTCGCTCGATAAGCAAGCGCTCGCGGGGTTGGAGCGCCGCCTGCTCTTTGGCAGCGACGCCCCTAACGTCTCCATCGCGATCGAGACCCTCATCGATCGCATCCGTGCGCTCGACCTCGATGCGAGCGACGAAGTCGCTATTCTCGGTGGCAACGCCGAGCGATTGCTGGCGCGCGGGTGA
- a CDS encoding outer membrane lipoprotein-sorting protein, with protein MNSTTRAARWSGIVVAMIAIVTSHAAYAETARELLDQVKALNATTRKWTDRTQKLTLRIVDRRGNERARELDIYMKKFTADASRSIVFFQSPAEIKGTGFLQWVNPHTADEQWLYLPELKRVRQISAGSKRESFVGTDFSYEDLAIVSQIGDWSEADAHTALVRDEPIDGAPAAVIEFTPAGKDVGYGLVRVWLRRSDSVILKFEFVDKKGEVAKVLTTSDVRPVGAIPTAFHFEMQNVQAGSHTAVDFHEVTYDKGLGDDLFTQRALERGGA; from the coding sequence ATGAACAGTACGACACGCGCAGCCAGATGGAGCGGGATAGTGGTCGCGATGATCGCAATTGTGACGAGCCACGCGGCATACGCTGAAACCGCACGCGAGCTGTTGGATCAGGTGAAGGCGCTCAACGCGACGACGCGCAAATGGACCGATCGCACGCAGAAGTTGACGCTGCGCATCGTCGACCGGCGCGGCAACGAGCGCGCGCGCGAGCTGGACATCTATATGAAGAAGTTCACCGCCGACGCCAGCCGCTCGATCGTCTTCTTCCAGTCGCCGGCGGAGATCAAAGGCACCGGCTTCCTGCAGTGGGTGAACCCGCACACCGCCGACGAGCAGTGGCTGTATTTGCCTGAACTCAAACGCGTGCGACAAATCAGTGCGGGCAGCAAACGCGAGAGCTTCGTCGGCACCGACTTCAGTTACGAAGACCTCGCGATCGTCAGTCAGATCGGTGACTGGAGCGAGGCCGATGCGCACACCGCACTGGTGCGCGATGAACCAATCGACGGCGCGCCCGCCGCGGTCATCGAGTTCACGCCGGCCGGCAAAGATGTCGGCTATGGCCTTGTTCGCGTGTGGTTGCGCCGCAGCGATTCGGTCATCCTCAAGTTCGAGTTCGTCGACAAGAAGGGCGAGGTGGCCAAGGTGCTGACAACAAGCGATGTGCGTCCCGTCGGCGCGATCCCGACGGCGTTCCACTTCGAGATGCAGAACGTGCAAGCCGGCAGTCACACCGCCGTCGATTTCCACGAGGTCACGTACGACAAGGGCCTTGGCGACGATCTGTTCACGCAGCGCGCCCTGGAGCGTGGCGGAGCATAG
- a CDS encoding CDP-alcohol phosphatidyltransferase family protein, with product MLTLPNFLTMLRIAGIPVFLILLTGGHFAAALVLFVLAALTDTIDGALARIMDSRSELGAVLDPLADKLLQVSTFIVLAVIGAIPYWLLVIVLSRDAVILLGFASLYLISAEPVAVDPSALGKATTFFQLFTIGFTVTHLARPDLPMDVGCQLIQYCTAAASAASGLQYVYIGLLTYQRTGTATKKESA from the coding sequence ATGCTGACGCTACCCAACTTCCTCACTATGCTGCGGATCGCGGGGATTCCCGTGTTCCTGATCCTGCTCACCGGTGGCCACTTCGCGGCAGCGCTGGTTTTGTTCGTGCTCGCCGCGCTCACCGACACCATCGACGGTGCCCTAGCGCGCATCATGGACTCGCGCAGCGAGCTGGGCGCCGTCCTCGATCCGCTTGCCGACAAGCTGTTGCAGGTCAGCACGTTCATCGTGCTGGCGGTCATCGGCGCGATTCCGTACTGGCTCTTGGTCATCGTGCTGAGCCGTGACGCGGTGATCCTGCTCGGGTTCGCCTCGCTCTACCTCATCAGCGCCGAGCCTGTGGCCGTGGACCCGAGCGCGCTCGGCAAAGCGACGACGTTCTTTCAGTTGTTTACCATCGGCTTCACCGTCACGCATCTTGCCCGCCCGGACCTACCGATGGATGTCGGCTGTCAGTTGATACAGTACTGCACCGCCGCGGCCAGCGCGGCATCCGGGCTGCAGTACGTCTACATCGGGCTGCTCACGTATCAGCGTACTGGGACAGCGACGAAGAAGGAATCGGCATGA
- the hflX gene encoding GTPase HflX produces MLTIEQSPELAILVAAEQYGTNGLDGEESLAELERLSATAGVAVAAKVLQAIRRINPATFIGSGKVNDVKHLAQSMMATTVIFDDELSPAQQRNLEKLLGVKVIDRTQLILAIFAQRAHSLAGKLQVERAQLEYLLPRLTKQWAHLSRLGGGVGTRGPGETQLEVDRRRVRERLATLRRRIDEVSRTRGLHRASRAQVPYPVVALVGYTNSGKSTLMNHLTDAGVLVEDQLFATLDPTVRRLKLPDGGQALLVDTVGFIHKLPHGFVDAFKSTLEEVRTADLLLHVVDASSAHAEEQIRVVEQVLGEIGVSEIATILAMNKLDRLPAESAVPRVGTHCAISARTGRGMAALLGEVARVLAQAQERVHFSIPSARGDLLARLHQRGRVLTTEYVDGHVEVSAVVPPKLAGQVRKELAAGSRQ; encoded by the coding sequence GTGCTGACCATCGAACAGTCTCCCGAACTCGCCATCCTGGTTGCCGCCGAGCAGTATGGCACGAACGGCCTCGACGGCGAGGAGTCGCTAGCGGAGTTGGAGCGGCTGAGCGCCACCGCCGGTGTCGCCGTCGCGGCGAAGGTGCTGCAGGCAATCCGGCGCATCAATCCCGCTACATTCATCGGCTCGGGTAAGGTTAATGACGTCAAACACCTGGCGCAGTCGATGATGGCGACCACGGTGATCTTCGACGACGAGCTGTCGCCAGCTCAGCAGCGCAATCTCGAAAAGCTGCTCGGCGTGAAGGTGATCGATCGCACGCAGTTGATTCTCGCTATTTTCGCGCAGCGCGCGCACAGCTTGGCCGGTAAGCTGCAAGTCGAGCGGGCGCAGCTCGAATACCTGCTGCCGCGGCTGACCAAGCAGTGGGCCCACTTGTCGCGTCTGGGTGGCGGCGTCGGGACGCGCGGCCCCGGTGAGACGCAGCTCGAAGTCGATCGCCGGCGCGTGCGCGAACGTCTCGCGACACTGCGGCGCCGCATCGACGAGGTGTCGCGCACACGCGGGTTGCACCGCGCCAGCCGCGCGCAGGTGCCGTATCCAGTCGTCGCGTTGGTCGGCTACACCAACTCGGGCAAGTCGACGCTGATGAATCACCTCACCGATGCCGGGGTGTTGGTGGAAGATCAACTGTTCGCGACGCTTGATCCGACCGTGCGCCGCCTCAAGTTGCCCGATGGCGGTCAGGCGCTGCTGGTCGATACGGTGGGATTCATTCACAAGCTGCCGCACGGGTTCGTCGACGCCTTCAAGAGCACGCTCGAAGAAGTCCGCACCGCGGATCTCCTGCTGCACGTCGTCGATGCCAGCAGCGCCCACGCCGAAGAACAGATCCGCGTGGTTGAGCAAGTCCTCGGTGAGATCGGCGTCAGCGAGATCGCCACGATCCTGGCGATGAACAAGCTCGATCGTCTGCCGGCGGAGAGTGCGGTGCCACGCGTGGGCACTCATTGCGCCATCTCGGCGCGCACCGGTCGCGGCATGGCGGCGCTACTCGGCGAGGTCGCCCGCGTACTGGCGCAAGCGCAAGAACGCGTTCACTTCTCCATCCCTAGTGCCCGGGGCGACTTGCTCGCACGCTTGCACCAGCGCGGGCGCGTGCTCACCACCGAGTATGTCGACGGTCACGTCGAGGTCAGCGCGGTGGTTCCGCCCAAGCTGGCCGGCCAAGTGCGCAAGGAGCTGGCGGCGGGTAGTAGGCAGTAG
- the dnaE gene encoding DNA polymerase III subunit alpha translates to MSFVHLHLHTQYSLLDGANKIEALIPRVKAAGMPAVAMTDHGNMFGAVEFYKTAVDAGVKPILGCEVYVAPGSRHDKRPVRGDDHESGGNYHLILLAMNQEGYRNLCRLVTLGYTEGFYYKPRIDKELLRELNGGLIALSGCLASEVNQAIAAGSMDRARQALDEYRGIFDDRYYVEIQDNRLPQQDRANVELIRLANEMGLPLVATNDCHYLQPEDSHAHEVLLCIQTGKTLDDPTRWRFETDQLFVKTPEQMSSAFPQYPEAIANSVDIARRCDLELTFGKYQFPVFTAPDNETLDAHLEREAGRGLDARLDSLRTQPDWSAEREVTYRDRLALEIGVIQKMGFAGYLLIVADFTNFAKGAGIPVGPGRGSAAGSLVAYALRITDLDPLPYNLLFERFLNPERKSMPDIDMDFCFERRDEVIRYVREKYGDDRVAQIITFGTLKGKAAIKDVGRVLGFNFNETDKIAKLYPAAKQGKDFPLAQALEMEPRLKAVREAGDRERQLFEHALKLEGLLRHSSKHAAGIVIADRPLVEMLPLFKDKDGNVMTQFGWEEVDAIGLIKFDFLGLKTLTLLAKVVERIRKGREVNIDLATLPFTDKATYKLIAKGDTVGIFQMESGGMRNLVTQLRPSNFEEIIAVLALFRPGPLDSGMVDQFIKRKHGKEEVHYLHPKLKPVLKDTYGVIVYQEQVMQIAQVLAGYSLGDADNLRRAMGKKDPEKMRKERQRFIAGALRQGIAERQSGEIFDQMETFAAYGFNKSHSAAYALISYQTAYLKAHYPEEFLAGLMTLEMDDTDKTYKNIAECRERKIQILPPDVNESHADFTVVTGADGKRALRFGLGAVRGVGAKAIEAIVEARAAGPFTDLGDFATRVQSQQVNKRVVESLIKCGAFEFCGVARRRMIEGLDLILRWAAQGNRPENVNQMGLFGAASATISPPPALPDLPEWPQKELLKAERETIGFFITGHPLDKYDRDLRRFTDASTADLRGRNHQDKLRVGGVIHSLKLKNSKKGDRYATFNLEDKTGVVEVIAWPETYKKCEAVIHGEDPVVVNGALDIGEERCQLIANEVVPLTAAREQAVKQVHFALLADRIDDSHLHKLRDTLTQHRGSVPTFLHLLLPDRTETVIALPSALRVAPSDRLVEEIDRMLGTGVTSFL, encoded by the coding sequence ATGAGTTTCGTTCATCTGCATCTGCACACGCAGTATTCGCTGCTCGATGGCGCCAACAAGATCGAGGCGCTGATCCCGCGAGTGAAGGCGGCCGGGATGCCCGCGGTGGCGATGACCGATCACGGCAACATGTTCGGCGCCGTGGAATTCTACAAGACCGCGGTCGATGCCGGCGTGAAGCCGATCCTCGGCTGCGAGGTGTACGTCGCGCCCGGCAGCCGACACGACAAACGTCCGGTGCGCGGCGACGATCACGAGAGCGGCGGCAACTATCACCTCATCCTCTTGGCGATGAACCAGGAGGGTTACCGCAACCTCTGCCGTCTGGTGACCCTCGGCTACACCGAAGGCTTCTACTACAAGCCGCGCATCGACAAGGAGCTGCTGCGTGAGTTGAACGGCGGGTTGATCGCGCTGTCGGGCTGTCTCGCCAGCGAAGTGAATCAGGCGATCGCGGCCGGCTCGATGGATCGCGCGCGGCAAGCGCTCGACGAGTATCGCGGCATCTTCGACGATCGCTACTACGTCGAGATCCAGGACAACCGCTTGCCGCAACAGGACCGCGCGAATGTCGAACTGATCCGCCTCGCCAACGAGATGGGCTTGCCGCTGGTCGCCACCAACGATTGCCACTACCTCCAACCCGAGGACTCGCACGCGCACGAGGTGTTGCTGTGCATCCAGACCGGCAAGACCCTCGACGATCCAACCCGCTGGCGCTTCGAGACCGATCAGTTGTTCGTCAAGACGCCGGAACAGATGTCGTCGGCGTTTCCGCAGTATCCAGAGGCGATCGCCAACAGCGTCGACATCGCGCGCCGCTGCGATCTCGAACTGACGTTCGGCAAGTATCAGTTTCCGGTCTTCACCGCGCCCGACAACGAAACGCTCGACGCGCATCTCGAACGCGAAGCCGGGCGCGGGCTCGACGCGCGGTTAGATTCCCTGCGCACGCAACCCGATTGGTCGGCGGAGCGCGAGGTCACCTATCGCGACCGGCTGGCGCTGGAGATCGGCGTCATCCAGAAGATGGGTTTCGCCGGCTACCTGCTCATCGTCGCCGACTTCACCAACTTCGCCAAAGGCGCCGGCATCCCGGTCGGACCCGGCCGCGGCTCGGCCGCGGGCAGTCTGGTGGCGTACGCGCTGCGCATCACCGATCTCGATCCGTTGCCGTACAATTTGCTCTTCGAGCGCTTCCTCAACCCCGAACGCAAGTCGATGCCAGATATCGACATGGACTTCTGTTTCGAGCGGCGCGACGAAGTGATTCGCTACGTGCGCGAGAAGTACGGCGACGATCGCGTCGCGCAGATCATCACGTTTGGAACTTTGAAGGGAAAAGCGGCGATCAAAGACGTCGGCCGCGTGCTCGGTTTCAACTTCAACGAGACCGACAAGATCGCGAAACTGTATCCCGCAGCCAAGCAGGGCAAGGATTTCCCGCTGGCGCAGGCGCTCGAAATGGAGCCGCGCCTCAAGGCAGTGCGCGAAGCCGGCGATCGTGAGCGTCAACTGTTCGAACATGCGCTCAAGCTCGAAGGTCTGCTGCGCCATTCGTCGAAGCACGCCGCCGGCATCGTCATCGCCGATCGGCCGTTGGTCGAGATGCTGCCCCTGTTCAAGGACAAGGATGGCAACGTCATGACCCAGTTCGGCTGGGAGGAAGTCGACGCGATCGGGTTAATCAAGTTCGATTTCCTCGGCCTGAAAACGCTGACGCTGCTTGCCAAGGTTGTCGAGCGCATCCGCAAGGGGCGCGAGGTGAACATCGATCTCGCCACCCTGCCATTCACCGACAAGGCGACGTACAAGCTGATCGCCAAGGGTGACACGGTCGGTATCTTCCAAATGGAATCGGGCGGCATGCGCAACTTGGTCACCCAATTGCGGCCGTCGAACTTCGAAGAGATCATCGCCGTGCTGGCGCTGTTCCGGCCTGGTCCGCTCGACAGCGGCATGGTCGATCAATTCATTAAGCGCAAGCACGGCAAGGAGGAGGTGCACTACCTGCATCCCAAGCTCAAGCCCGTGCTCAAGGATACCTACGGCGTCATCGTCTATCAGGAACAAGTGATGCAGATCGCGCAAGTGCTGGCAGGCTACTCGCTCGGCGACGCCGACAACTTGCGCCGCGCGATGGGCAAGAAGGATCCCGAGAAGATGCGGAAGGAGCGCCAGCGCTTCATCGCCGGCGCGCTCAGGCAAGGGATCGCGGAGAGGCAGTCGGGCGAGATTTTCGATCAGATGGAAACCTTTGCCGCGTACGGCTTCAACAAGTCGCACTCGGCGGCGTATGCGCTGATCTCGTACCAGACCGCCTATCTCAAGGCGCACTACCCGGAGGAATTCCTTGCCGGGTTGATGACACTCGAGATGGACGACACCGACAAGACCTACAAAAACATCGCCGAGTGCCGCGAGCGCAAGATCCAGATCCTGCCGCCCGATGTGAACGAGAGCCACGCGGATTTCACAGTGGTGACGGGTGCCGACGGCAAACGCGCGCTGCGCTTCGGCCTCGGTGCGGTGCGCGGCGTGGGCGCGAAGGCAATCGAGGCGATCGTCGAAGCCCGCGCGGCGGGGCCGTTCACCGATCTTGGCGACTTCGCGACGCGCGTGCAGTCGCAGCAGGTCAACAAGCGTGTGGTCGAGAGCCTGATCAAGTGCGGCGCCTTCGAGTTCTGCGGCGTGGCGCGCCGCCGCATGATCGAAGGGCTCGATCTGATCCTGCGCTGGGCGGCGCAGGGCAACCGACCGGAGAACGTCAATCAAATGGGATTGTTCGGTGCCGCCTCGGCCACGATCAGTCCGCCGCCCGCACTGCCCGATTTGCCAGAGTGGCCGCAGAAGGAACTGTTGAAGGCCGAGCGCGAGACCATCGGTTTCTTCATCACCGGGCATCCGCTCGACAAGTACGACCGCGATCTGCGTCGCTTCACCGACGCTAGCACCGCCGACCTGCGCGGGCGCAATCATCAAGACAAGCTGCGCGTCGGCGGTGTGATTCACTCGCTCAAGTTGAAGAACAGCAAGAAGGGCGACCGCTACGCGACCTTCAATCTCGAAGACAAGACCGGCGTCGTCGAGGTCATCGCGTGGCCCGAGACCTACAAAAAGTGCGAAGCGGTGATTCACGGCGAAGATCCCGTCGTCGTGAACGGCGCGTTGGACATCGGCGAAGAGCGCTGCCAACTGATCGCCAACGAAGTCGTGCCGTTGACGGCGGCGCGCGAGCAGGCCGTGAAACAGGTCCACTTCGCGCTGCTCGCCGATCGCATCGACGATTCGCATTTGCACAAACTGCGGGACACGCTGACGCAGCATCGCGGCAGCGTCCCGACGTTCTTGCATCTACTGCTGCCCGATCGCACCGAGACGGTGATCGCCCTGCCGTCGGCTTTGCGCGTCGCCCCCAGCGACCGGTTGGTCGAAGAGATCGACCGCATGTTGGGCACCGGCGTGACGTCGTTTCTGTGA